The following proteins are co-located in the Dromiciops gliroides isolate mDroGli1 chromosome 2, mDroGli1.pri, whole genome shotgun sequence genome:
- the TSHZ3 gene encoding teashirt homolog 3, translated as MPRRKQQAPRRAAAYVSDELKAAALVDEEMDPDETAADGEPSAKYACPEKEFSKTCPSYQNSPAAEFSSHEMDSESHISETSDRMADFESSSVKNEEESKEVAIPLEDSAVSDSLEQMKAVYNNFLSNSYWSNLNLNLHQPSSEKNNGSSSSSSSSSSSCGSGSFDWHQSAMAKTLQQVSQSRILPEPSLFSTVQLYRQSSKLYGSIFTGASKFRCKDCSAAYDTLVELTVHMNETGHYRDDNHETDNNNPKRWSKPRKRSLLEMEGKEDAQKVLKCMYCGHSFESLQDLSVHMIKTKHYQKVPLKEPVTPVAAKIIPATRKKAPLELELPSSPDSTGGTPKATMSDTNDALQKNSNPYITPNNRYGHQNGASYAWHFEARKSQILKCMECGSSHDTLQELTAHMMVTGHFIKVTNSAMKKGKPIIEAPVTPTITALLDEKVQSVPLAATTFTSPSNTPSSISPKLNVEVKKEADKERVVTEEKTKDKEKPTEEEEKYDISSKYHYLTENDLEESPKGGLDILKSLENTVTSAINKAQNGTPSWGGYPSIHAAYQLPNMMKLSLGSSGKSTPLKPMFSNSEIVSPTKNQTLVSPPGSQTSPMPKTNFHAMEELVKKVTEKVAKVEEKMKEPEGKLSPMKRATPSPCSSEVSEPIKMEASSDGGFKSQEDSPSPQRDGCKESSPLAEPVENGKELVKPVTSGLSSSTAIITDHPPEQPFVNPLSALQSVMNIHLGKAAKPSLPALDPMSMLFKMSNSLAEKAAVATPPLQSKKADHLDRYFYHINNDQPIDLTKGKSDKSCSLGSVLLSPTSTSPATSSSTVTTAKTSAVVSFMSNSPLRENALSDISDMLKNLTESHTSKSSTPSSISEKSDIDGTTLEEPEETTPAQKRKGRQSNWNPQHLLILQAQFAASLRQTSEGKYIMSDLSPQERMHISRFTGLSMTTISHWLANVKYQLRRTGGTKFLKNLDTGHPVFFCNDCASQIRTPSTYISHLESHLGFRLRDLSKLSNEQINNQIAQTKSPSEKLVTSSPEEELGTSYQCKLCNRTFASKHAVKLHLSKTHGKSPEDHLLYVSELEKQ; from the coding sequence CCTATGTTTCAGATGAATTGAAGGCAGCTGCCCTGGTTGATGAAGAGATGGACCCTGATGAGACGGCAGCAGATGGGGAGCCCTCTGCCAAATATGCGTGCCCTGAAAAAGAGTTCAGTAAGACCTGTCCCAGCTACCAGAACTCTCCTGCTGCTGAATTCTCAAGCCATGAGATGGACAGTGAGTCTCACATAAGTGAGACCAGTGATCGAATGGCAGACTTCGAAAGCAGCTCAGTTAAAAATGAGGAGGAGAGTAAGGAGGTCGCCATCCCCCTGGAAGACTCAGCAGTGTCTGACAGCCTAGAGCAGATGAAGGCTGTTTACAACAACTTCCTCTCCAACTCGTACTGGTCCAATCTCAATCTGAACCTGCACCAGCCCTCCTCAGAGAAGAATaatggtagcagcagcagcagcagcagtagcagcagcagctgtgGCAGTGGCAGCTTTGATTGGCATCAGAGTGCCATGGCTAAGACGCTGCAGCAAGTGTCTCAGAGCCGGATTCTCCCAGAGCCCAGTCTCTTTAGCACGGTACAGCTGTACCGACAAAGCAGCAAGCTTTATGGGTCCATATTTACTGGGGCCAGCAAATTCCGCTGCAAAGACTGCAGTGCAGCCTATGATACTTTAGTAGAATTAACAGTGCACATGAACGAAACAGGACATTATCGAGATGATAACCATGAGACTGATAACAACAACCCCAAGAGGTGGTCCAAACCCCGCAAACGGTCCTTGctggaaatggaaggaaaggaagatgcTCAGAAAGTTTTAAAGTGCATGTATTGTGGCCATTCTTTTGAGTCTCTCCAGGACTTGAGTGTTCATATGATTAAAACTAAACACTACCAAAAAGTGCCTCTGAAGGAACCTGTCACGCCTGTTGCAGCCAAGATCATTCCTGCCACCAGAAAGAAAGCCCCGCTGGAGCTTGAGCTGCCCAGCTCCCCGGATTCCACAGGTGGGACCCCAAAGGCAACTATGTCAGACACGAATGATGCTCTGCAGAAGAACTCCAACCCCTACATCACGCCAAATAACCGCTATGGACACCAGAATGGGGCTAGCTATGCCTGGCACTTTGAGGCCAGGAAATCCCAGATCCTCAAGTGCATGGAGTGTGGCAGCTCCCACGATACTTTGCAGGAGCTCACGGCCCACATGATGGTGACCGGACACTTTATCAAGGTCACTAACTCGGCCATGAAGAAAGGGAAGCCTATCATTGAGGCTCCCGTCACTCCAACCATCACGGCTCTACTTGATGAGAAGGTACAGTCTGTGCCCCTGGCAGCCACCACATTTACCTCTCCCTCCAATACACCCTCGAGCATTTCCCCAAAACTAAATGTAGAGGTCAAAAAGGAAGCTGACAAAGAGAGAGTGGTGACAGAAGAAAAAactaaggacaaagaaaaaccaactgaggaagaggaaaagtaTGACATCTCTTCTAAGTACCATTActtgactgaaaatgacttagAGGAGAGTCCCAAAGGAGGGTTGGATATCTTAAAATCACTAGAAAACACAGTCACATCTGCTATTAACAAAGCCCAGAATGGGACTCCTAGCTGGGGTGGCTATCCTAGTATCCACGCAGCCTACCAACTCCCAAACATGATGAAATTGTCTCTGGGTTCCTCTGGGAAGAGCACACCCCTGAAACCCATGTTTAGCAATAGTGAGATAGTGTCGCCCACAAAGAACCAGACCCTGGTGTCTCCACCCGGCAGCCAAACCTCCCCGATGCCAAAGACCAACTTCCATGCCATGGAAGAGCTGGTCAAAAAAGTCACAGAGAAAGTCGCCAAAGTtgaagaaaagatgaaggaaCCTGAGGGGAAGCTCTCCCCTATGAAAAGGGCCACACCTTCCCCATGCAGCAGTGAGGTGAGTGAGCCCATCAAGATGGAGGCCTCCAGTGATGGGGGGTTCAAGAGCCAAGAGGACAGCCCCAGCCCTCAGAGGGATGGGTGCAAGGAGAGCAGCCCCTTGGCAGAGCCGGTAGAGAATGGCAAGGAACTGGTGAAGCCTGTGACAAGTGGCTTGAGTAGCAGTACAGCCATCATTACTGACCACCCTCCTGAGCAACCCTTTGTTAACCCCTTGAGTGCCCTCCAATCAGTCATGAATATCCATTTGGGGAAAGCAGCTAAGCCATCCTTGCCCGCCCTGGACCCCATGAGCATGCTCTTCAAGATGAGCAACAGTTTGGCGGAAAAGGCTGCAGTGGCAACCCCACCCCTGCAGTCCAAGAAAGCAGACCACTTAGATCGCTATTTCTACCACATCAACAATGACCAGCCCATTGACTTGACGAAAGGAAAGAGTGACAAAAGCTGTTCTTTAGGTTCAGTGCTCTTGTCACCCACGTCAACATCCCCCGCCACCTCTTCATCCACGGTGACAACGGCGAAGACGTCGGCCGTCGTGTCGTTCATGTCAAACTCGCCGCTCCGTGAGAATGCCTTGTCAGATATCTCTGATATGTTGAAGAACCTGACAGAGAGCCACACGTCAAAATCTTCTACACCTTCTAGCATCTCTGAGAAGTCTGACATTGACGGCACCACGTTAGAAGAGCCCGAGGAGACGACACCGGCCCAGAAGAGGAAGGGACGCCAGTCCAATTGGAATCCCCAACACCTGCTGATCTTACAGGCCCAGTTTGCTGCCAGTCTCCGACAGACATCAGAAGGGAAATACATCATGTCGGACTTGAGCCCCCAAGAGCGGATGCATATCTCCAGGTTCACGGGCCTCTCGATGACCACCATCAGCCACTGGCTGGCCAATGTGAAATACCAGCTTAGAAGGACAGGGGGAACGAAGTTCCTCAAAAACTTGGACACTGGCCACCCTGTGTTCTTTTGTAATGACTGTGCGTCACAAATCAGGACTCCTTCCACGTACATCAGTCACCTAGAATCACATCTGGGTTTCAGATTGAGGGACTTGTCCAAACTGTCCAATGAACAGATTAACAATCAGATAGCACAAACTAAGTCCCCATCAGAAAAACTGGTGACATCATCTCCCGAAGAGGAACTGGGAACTTCCTACCAGTGTAAACTTTGCAATCGGACCTTTGCGAGCAAGCACGCCGTTAAACTTCATCTTAGCAAAACACATGGGAAATCGCCGGAGGACCATCTCCTGTATGTCTCAGAGCTCGAGAAGCAGTAG